A region from the Populus trichocarpa isolate Nisqually-1 chromosome 18, P.trichocarpa_v4.1, whole genome shotgun sequence genome encodes:
- the LOC18107720 gene encoding protein ALP1-like, with product MEISPFPFLNQEEISHLCSSLFQDMDNNSLTSNDNINANLKRRRKDGEDDEDKLGGLRKAKSNNNSLMSDILTSLILLDEEEKQGHQQWAIESQHDKAAFDWNHKRKLEAMNDYHSHLQTHFSDLDEMDSSGTKRHGRCASLTAAAVAVAVTETAQASSEQSGSGGGSGQQRRLWVKDRSKDWWEKCSHPDFPEEEFRKAFRMSKATFDMICVELDSVVTKKNTMLRDAIPVRQRVAVCIWRLATGEPLRLVSKRFGLGISTCHKLVLEVCSAIRNVLMPKFLQWPNEDKLKMIKGEFESMSGIPNVGGSMYTTHVPIIAPKINVAAYYNKRHTERNQKTSYSMTVQGVVSPKGVFTDVCIGYPGSMPDDRVLEESALFKRANRGALKNVCIVGNSGHPLMDWVLVPYTHQNLTWTQHAFNEKIGEIQRVSKEAFARLKGRWSCLQKRTEVKLQDLPVVLGACCVLHNICEMRNEEMGPELKFDIFDDDMIPENSLRSAGAIQARDHIAHNLLHHGLAGTSFL from the coding sequence ATGGAAATCTCTCCTTTCCCATTTCTTAATCAAGAAGAGATTTCACATTTATGCAGTAGTCTTTTCCAGGATATGGATAACAACAGCTTGACTAGCAACGACAACATCAACGCTAATTTAAAGAGGCGAAGAAAGGAtggtgaagatgatgaagataagCTAGGAGGATTGAGGAAAGCCAAGAgtaataataattcattaatgAGCGATATACTCACTTCTCTTATTTTATTGGATGAGGAGGAAAAACAAGGACACCAACAGTGGGCTATCGAGTCTCAACACGATAAGGCGGCTTTCGATTGGAATCATAAGCGAAAACTTGAAGCAATGAATGACTATCACTCCCATCTTCAGACCCATTTTTCTGATTTAGACGAAATGGATAGTTCAGGAACTAAACGCCATGGCCGTTGTGCTTCGTTGACGGCTGCGGCTGTTGCCGTTGCCGTTACTGAAACTGCTCAAGCTTCAAGTGAGCAAAGTGGGTCCGGAGGAGGGTCAGGTCAGCAGCGGCGTTTATGGGTGAAGGACAGGTCAAAAGATTGGTGGGAGAAGTGTAGCCACCCGGATTTTCCGGAGGAGGAGTTTCGGAAAGCGTTTCGGATGAGCAAGGCCACGTTTGATATGATTTGCGTGGAGTTGGATTCTGTTGTGACCAAGAAAAACACAATGTTGCGCGATGCCATTCCGGTTCGCCAACGCGTTGCTGTTTGTATCTGGAGGCTTGCTACCGGTGAACCTTTGAGGCTTGTGTCAAAGCGGTTTGGATTGGGGATCTCTACTTGTCATAAGCTGGTTCTTGAAGTTTGTTCCGCCATAAGGAATGTTTTAATGCCTAAATTCCTTCAATGGCCCAATGAGGATAAATTGAAGATGATCAAGGGAGAGTTTGAATCAATGTCTGGGATACCCAATGTTGGTGGATCAATGTACACCACTCATGTGCCAATAATTGCTCCCAAAATTAATGTGGCAGCTTATTACAACAAGAGGCATACTGAGAGGAATCAGAAGACATCTTATTCAATGACAGTTCAGGGAGTTGTGAGCCCTAAAGGTGTGTTCACTGATGTTTGCATTGGTTACCCTGGTTCAATGCCTGATGATAGAGTGTTAGAGGAGTCTGCTTTGTTTAAGAGGGCTAATAGAGGGGCTTTGAAGAATGTTTGCATTGTTGGGAATTCTGGGCACCCTTTAATGGATTGGGTTCTGGTGCCTTACACGCACCAAAACTTGACTTGGACACAGCACGCTTTCAATGAGAAGATTGGGGAGATTCAAAGGGTTTCTAAAGAGGCATTTGCTAGACTGAAAGGGAGGTGGTCATGCTTGCAGAAGAGAACTGAAGTTAAGCTCCAGGACTTGCCAGTGGTCCTCGGGGCTTGTTGTGTGCTGCATAACATCTGTGAGATGAGAAATGAAGAGATGGGTCCAGAGCTGAAGTTTGATATTTTCGATGATGATATGATCCCTGAGAATAGTCTTAGATCTGCTGGTGCAATACAGGCCAGGGATCACATTGCTCACAATCTCTTGCATCATGGACTTGCTGGCACTTCCTTTCTTTAG